The Hermetia illucens chromosome 2, iHerIll2.2.curated.20191125, whole genome shotgun sequence genomic interval TTGCTACTTTTGGAAACATCACAAACTGCATTAGCAAGCAAGCAAGGGTGGCAAGGAAAGGAGGCAGAAGGGGTGACGTGAGGTTGAAAAAATCTGGTGAAGCTGCTTCATATTCCTGGTTGTTTTTAATgttaaattttatggaaatacTAACAGATGAAGTTCTTGTTGAGAGAGAAAGTTTGCGATGTATGCGTAACATAAGTCCTTTCCATTGTGCGGCAAATATTTTTTATCTATCCGCTGTTTTCATATATCGTTTGGAAAAATAGCTGGAGCGTTTCAAAAGAACGTCGGGAGACTATACGTATGCAGATTTGGCTGttttggtagaaaggttttTCAGATAGGAGCGCATTTGAATATAAGGCACTTAATCCATTGAGGAAAGGTACCCATTCCCATATGTGCTTACTTTTAATAGACGTTTAATTCTAAGGAGGGCTCTTGCCTGGAGGCTGGCATCGTAATCGTGGCTTAATAAGCATGTGAAGTTGATGCTCCGAACAAATTTGTTTTCAAAGAATGTAATTGAAAAAATCTTGAAAGTCGCGTCCATAGATGTGAGAATCCGGAAGAAAATTTCATCGATTAGCTGAAAAAGGAAGGCAAACAAACGGAGTTTATCCGATAAGGCAGTTCTTAGGAGAACATCGAAATATGACTTCTCAGAACAGAAgtataaaagaagaaaataacctTTCGTGATATGTTGTGTCAGTGATATCAATTCATTTTCTTCAGAGGAGAACATACTTTTCAGTCCCAGTATCACAAAAATTTTGTAAAGAAATCTTATTACCGCCACagtggatagatggcgagaatacttcgaacaaatttcaactgaaaaatttgctcattctccacttccacaatcattgccgacatttggaccagttacacatgtcaacgcaactgaagtccaggaggcaataaaacgaatggaatcggggaaagccacaggtcCTCACGACATGGCATCTGAgccctggaaagcgaagagctcggacccaacaccgtggctcagtgaattctttaatcgggttgttcaggaaggaagaacaccatctgactggcaagaaagtaccactgttccaatatgggaaaagcagaatgttcaaattaccgtccgatccggttactgtcccatatcttgaagattgaacgcattcttgacgtattcgcgaaatcgttgaaataattgtgaatcaagccggatttgtcaaaaactgcggaactacagacgcaatacacgctgcgcggttactcgtggagaaacaccgtgggaagtgtcgctctctttacattgcatttctggatctggacgaggcgtttgaccgtatgccgcacgaattcatctggtacgTTTTacaacaacacttcgtgccagaagaactcgtgcgctgggttgaattgctctatcacgatccgaaaagtaaagttcgaagtatggcgggcgtatcaaaaccgcttcgtgtctctgttggagttcatcaaagaagcgccctacacactgctttatgttgcttttcctagcatctaatagcaaaaatgatctcgagcaacttgtccaaaaatggaatgatcgtctcatgcaacacggtttcagattgaatctaaacaaaactgaatttttgacgaccgattctcatgaaacaggcacaatcactgtctgtGGCAAGATGATCATTGATCATCcgttctgtcgccctctatggttcttagtgttggccgactataaaagacaatgaacggcgtcttgcggtaatggagacgaagatgttgcgtgggactagtggcgtgacacggtttgatcacatccgaaatgaggatatcggcgatcgttatggggtggcACCGATCTTGGGAAAATTGGTGGCTtaatgcgctggatggggatttaaaagcctcgcaattgcacccatatcaggcattaaatagagccaaatggcgaaactgatcacgacgagccgacccgcttgtaaacgggacaaaggttgaagaaaaaaaagaagaagtaacatccaaacctttcatatctgaagcgtttgGCTACTGGTTCTCCTGCTTGTTATGATTTCACTTGGGAACGTTCTAATAGTACTGCTGACACCTACCGCACGGTTATATTGGATACGATACTCCCTGAAATCTCtcttcctttttcgccttcgcGTATCACATGGAACTACTGTAtagtatatcatcatcaacggcgcaacaaccggtatccggtctaggcctgccttaataaggaactccagacataccggttttgcgccgaagtccaccaattcgatatccctaaaagctgtctggcgtcctggcccacgccatcgctccatcttaggcagggtctgcctcgtcttctttttctaccatagatattgcccttatagactttccgggtgggatcatcttcatccatacggattaagtgacccgcccaccgtaacctattgagccggattttatccacaagcggacggtcatggtatcgctcatagatttcgtcattgtgtaggctacggaatcgtccatcctcatgtagggggcccaaaattcttcggaggattcttctctcgaacgcggccaagagttcgcaatttttcttgctaagaaccccagtttccgaggaatacatgaggactggcaagatcatagtcttgtacagtaagagctttgaccctatggtgagacgtttcgagcggaacagtctttgtaagctgaaataggctctgttggctgacaacaaccgtgcgcggatttcatcatcgtagttgttatcggttgtgattttcgaccctagataggagaaattgtcaacggtctcaaagttgtattctcctatccttattcttgttcgtgtttgtgtttgaccagtgcggtttgatgttgttggttgattcgtcttcggtgctgacgttgccaccatatattttgtcttgccttcattggtgtgcagcccaagatctcgcgccgcctgctcgatctggatgaaggcagttataTGTATAGTATATAGTCGCGAGATTGCATCAGTTGCTACTTGCTTGCTTATGTTACTGTTTCTCATTTTCTTGCGAAGAGTGTCACTTTCTTCAGAACGATTTGAATCGTCGTCATGAGTTTTTCCACGGTTATTTCCAAAAACATGATATGTCTTACAATATTCTCCGGTGGCAACTGCACTCAGTCCACAATCTGTACCTCCGGTATGTGCACGGCATTCGAGAATAACATGCTTTACATTTTCCTCAATAATTTGGGTAATATGGTAAACCATCGCCTCTGAAACGGCGTAGAAATTGCCCCAGATCATAGTTAATTGTGATAGTTGATCCTGAGTCCATATGTTTTGCTATACATAAAAATCGTCGACGCTCATCCGTTGATATAGTGTCATACATGGTTCTTCGAACTAACTGAAAAATAGCGCACCTTGATTGCGTACAGTATTTCCGAGCtaattcatggttatttgaatTCTGAATTCTGATTTGCTTGAAAATCTTGATCTTTACGGAGATTTCTTTTCTTCGTTTAGTGATGAGTTCAACGTTTTGTAATAAGAATCGAATTTCCCCTAGCGCCCTACTTGCGAAGTCGTTGTACTACGATAATTACACCAATGTCATTTTCAAAACCAATGAGGTTCATGCCCCGTCATTACACCACTGTACATTACTATCCACAGGAAAGAGCTGAGGGCAGAAGCTATTTTATTAAAACGTGGATTATTTTGCTCCACCTTGCAAAATTAAAAGCATTTGTCACGTCAAGAGCTATCATCACACACAATTTATATACTAATTGCCGGCTCTGCAAATTTCCTCTCATGTTCTTCTGTTTAAATTCAGAGGCCTTTTTCGAATAGTTTGCGATGATGCCTAAAAGTAATCATCATGTAGTGTGTAGCCTTCCTTTGAGCTAAAATACTCCCCATGCAAAGGATATGTCAATATATTGGTTTTAATGTAGAGAGTCAAATACAAAGTATCGATTGCcacattcttaaaaaaaaccttaatttTGACAATGATTGTAAAGAAGGCGAGTGAAGGGGCGGCTCTGACTATGATATATGAAATCTATTATGCACTACTAGTACTAATCCCTACCCCTGGGTTTTCGGAATTTGCTGAAAGCTACAGTGACATTGtctttaataatagtttgaataAAGTGAGGTATCGAAGAAACTAAATTTCCTAAAAAAAACTTTGGTTGTTTCTTCACACCGCGTATTATCTATACGCTTTTCTAACTAGGTGTGGACTTCTTGCGAGAGGGTAAGCACGAGGAAAAACAAATATCAGTGACTGAGCCCGGGATTCAAACCGGTCAGGAAGAGATTAAAGGTATGACATCGTCAGTGTTGATATGGAATTCTGTTAATATTCGCCTACACTTAACTCTCAATGAAAATTCCGATCCAATTGACAACATGTGTCTCATCGTGTCATCTAATAAAATCTCAAAACTCTCAGTAGAACTTTATTTGATGCgaaattgaatattcaattcAGAAATCTCGACTGTATTGTGCGCCAAAATTTCATTCTTCCGCCCATAAATCCTCTTTCGTTCCTAAGAATGGTCATATCTTTTGTATTTTTGGATCCAATATGAGCGTATCTGAAGTTGAGTTGTTTGGCCGGCTTCCATTGTCTTATATGTGAGCCCGCTGGGGTTGGGTTTCTAAAAGTAACAAAATGGTGAGCATTTGTGTTTAGATTTACTGTATTAACTTTTTGATTGTTTAGAAAGAATTAGGTCGGATTAACACTAATCTATAATGAAATTTTCGTATATTTTAGCATTTTACTCACCCAACCGATGCAAAATGGGTCCACATACGTGGCAATGCCCACTTGATTCGTAAATCGTTGTCGATAGGAGCAACATGCGTAGCGTTCATTGGGAACAAATAGGGCAATTCGTCGCCATGAACAACGCCTAAGGGGAAGTTATTAATGCCAATTGCATGATTATCACCACATTTACGCGTGCAATCTGCTAATGTAAATTGAACAGAATTATTTTTCTTACCATAATATTCTGGTCCACTGACATAGCCCACACTCGCGGTTATGGGACCTTTGTGATCAAATAAATAGATGAAGGTGTGTCCGAGGGTGGTATTCTTCTGACCAAATCGATTTCGGAGATATTGATCCATTCCCGAATAGAAAAGTCTATCGCTGAATAGCTACGtatgcataaataaataaaaagtcaCGCATAGAACCATGAGTATGGTATTGGCAGGAACGATTATGATGAACGCGAATGTGAACAACGAACTTACGTTAGTCAGGTTATGGTGGTTTTCCTTGGTCCATGTGTGACTTCGATTGAAATAATATCTTTCTACTATGGTTGTAATATTCTTGCGAATCGATTTTGGTCGGTCGTCATAGTATAAAAACTTCGGAAGGACTTTCCTGAACTTGGTTTTGAAAAGTTGTGCAAAATTATGAAGTATTGCTGTTaggaataaagaaataaaatactATCACTAAATACGAATAGAATCTTATTGGATTTTTTCTACGTCCTGATTTCAAAACGCCTTCTTCAGCCGTTACTCCAATCATAATGGGTACAGTTAAACCATGTGGCGCTACAATGTCTCTTGGGCTATTGATAAGGTAGGCTTCTTCGTGTTCAGGCTCCACTACCGGACCAAATGCCACAATAGGATCCCTACCAAAGGACTAGTGTCCCAATTTTCATTAAGGCTCATTCTGTTTGCTGCTTATTTGACCCTGGTAACTTACGTAAAATGCTGGAAGGGTTGAAACTATTTCTGCTGCAGATTTTGTTCGCAGGCAGTCCAAAACTTTTGGCCAATCAAATGTGCTATTGCATTTCAAAAGGTTGCTCAATTTCTTTGCGCGATAAATTGCCGTTTTATTTTGAACAAGGGACCAGCAATCAAAATTCGTTCCAGATTGTATTATAGCCTTCTGAAAGAAACCTGAAAATGCAGGTGAAACATTAAAATGACTCTCTGCCATTTTAAATAAATCTCAGAGATATTATTTGAGTTCGTGATTGACCGACTTCTAGGAAACCAGAAGTTTAATATCTTACCTTCCGCCTTTTTGGAAATAAGATGATATGTCACACTAGCCGCACCTGCACTTTGCCCGAATATTGTTACCTTATCAGGACTCCCTCCAAAAGCCCCTATATTTTCTCCGACCCACTTTAAAACTTGAACCTGATCCTTCAGTCCATTGTTACCAGGGCAGTCTAAAGTGCCTGTACTGAGGAAACCAAGGGGTCCTAATCTGTAGTTGCTGGTTACTAGAATCACTTCATAGTCGAGAAGTCTCTGTGGCCCATATAGGTCCGAGTTACTTGATCCAAAGTGAAAGGCTCCTCCATGGAAGAAAACCATTACCGGTAAACTTCCATTAGAGGTATAATTCTGTacaaaaatattccaaattatCATTTAAGGTTAGGGAAATAATGTAATGAAATTTTTACTTCTGGCGTATAAACGTTTAGATATAAGCAATCCTCATTACCAAAGGCAATGTTATTTGGTTGAAAAGGATCGCTCTGCGGGCATGGAGGAGCATCTTCGTTTGCAAGTTTTTCGCCAACCCAGCCAGGTGCTGGTTCCGGTGGCTGAAATTGCAGTGTGAAAACTTGCCAATTAGAATCCTATGTCTTTAGATATGGTATATGTATTCTCATTACACTATTATATACACTACATTGAGGGAATAATCACCATGAATCTCAGCTTCCCAAGAGGAGGTTTTGCATACGGAATTCCCCGAAAcgctttcaatgtttttttaatGACACTCTGCATGATTGTTCCTACTAAGATTCCGCCATTTGGAAGCGTCACTTTCGGTGGTTCTGCTGGTGGCACTGGAGTTTCCCCGTCTAAAGTGGGTTCCTGCGTTGGTGCTGGTATGAACATCTCTTCGAAAATCCCTTGGGTGGTAGTTCCAAGTTTCGTGTCTGAATCGGTTTGTAGGTTAGATGAAGATTCCTTCATATTTACTCCTCCAGACGACTGACTATTATTTACATTCTCGTGATTTCCAGGGCTTTCTTTTGGTAATTCtattaaaatatctttttccGGCTGCGATTCCAATGGTTGCAATTCCAAAGTTTGTGTGTTTATAATTTCCACGAGTGGTTTTGCCTCTGTTCCATTTTGGATTGCCGTGGAGTTGCAGTCGTCTTTCCCGCAAATTATTTGCTCCAAATTATGTACCGCTAAACTCCCAGAAACGAGGACGAAGGTAAGCACTATATGTTTCCACATTTCGaacttatttttccccgaacACAACCGAACTTCTTAAATATTTTCTAGCTTTTTCTTACTGTTGGTTATTTTGTATACtaacaattggaaaaatgttTGCCCCTACGATACGTCTTGTATTTATAATTTCATTGTTTCTAGAATAAGATTCTAATTTAGGCTATCGCATTATACGACAATGAAACGCAAATCCCTTTAATTACGGTTGTAAAATTTGTCTGCGTGCGTTTTGGGTTCGTCCAATATGGAACAGCAAAAACAAACACGAAATGTTTGAATTTATATCTGATATTTTCAAGTGAGTTTGTTTGCAAAGCTTGAATgaattttcccagattttattttCGGTGGGTTATTTTTAACAATCAATGATTCCAGGCTAGATCCCAAGTTGGCTCATAAAGTAGGGCTCCAAATCTTGCCGAAATCATCATTAATTTGTAAATAGACGGCCATAAATACTACAACCCAAATGATTGAATTAACTGCTTATCACATGGATTGAAAGCGAAATTCGCGGAATAACGTCATGAACTTTAATTAATGTCCAACAACTTTATGTGATCACTTCCCAAGAGCTCTGCCGTGAACCCGCAGCTCCCCCATTCGGATCGTCTTTGTCTTTTCTATACGTTCGCCGGCGGCATCTGTGAAGTTTATTTGATTCTGACTTTAAGATTTTGCATACATATTATACATAAATAATTTCTGATTTGTAGAATGCTAATATGAG includes:
- the LOC119647443 gene encoding venom carboxylesterase-6-like isoform X1 gives rise to the protein MWKHIVLTFVLVSGSLAVHNLEQIICGKDDCNSTAIQNGTEAKPLVEIINTQTLELQPLESQPEKDILIELPKESPGNHENVNNSQSSGGVNMKESSSNLQTDSDTKLGTTTQGIFEEMFIPAPTQEPTLDGETPVPPAEPPKVTLPNGGILVGTIMQSVIKKTLKAFRGIPYAKPPLGKLRFMPPEPAPGWVGEKLANEDAPPCPQSDPFQPNNIAFGNEDCLYLNVYTPENYTSNGSLPVMVFFHGGAFHFGSSNSDLYGPQRLLDYEVILVTSNYRLGPLGFLSTGTLDCPGNNGLKDQVQVLKWVGENIGAFGGSPDKVTIFGQSAGAASVTYHLISKKAEGFFQKAIIQSGTNFDCWSLVQNKTAIYRAKKLSNLLKCNSTFDWPKVLDCLRTKSAAEIVSTLPAFYSFGRDPIVAFGPVVEPEHEEAYLINSPRDIVAPHGLTVPIMIGVTAEEGVLKSGPILHNFAQLFKTKFRKVLPKFLYYDDRPKSIRKNITTIVERYYFNRSHTWTKENHHNLTNLFSDRLFYSGMDQYLRNRFGQKNTTLGHTFIYLFDHKGPITASVGYVSGPEYYGVVHGDELPYLFPMNATHVAPIDNDLRIKWALPRMWTHFASVGNPTPAGSHIRQWKPAKQLNFRYAHIGSKNTKDMTILRNERGFMGGRMKFWRTIQSRFLN
- the LOC119647443 gene encoding venom carboxylesterase-6-like isoform X2, which translates into the protein MWKHIVLTFVLVSGSLAVHNLEQIICGKDDCNSTAIQNGTEAKPLVEIINTQTLELQPLESQPEKDILIELPKESPGNHENVNNNTKLGTTTQGIFEEMFIPAPTQEPTLDGETPVPPAEPPKVTLPNGGILVGTIMQSVIKKTLKAFRGIPYAKPPLGKLRFMPPEPAPGWVGEKLANEDAPPCPQSDPFQPNNIAFGNEDCLYLNVYTPENYTSNGSLPVMVFFHGGAFHFGSSNSDLYGPQRLLDYEVILVTSNYRLGPLGFLSTGTLDCPGNNGLKDQVQVLKWVGENIGAFGGSPDKVTIFGQSAGAASVTYHLISKKAEGFFQKAIIQSGTNFDCWSLVQNKTAIYRAKKLSNLLKCNSTFDWPKVLDCLRTKSAAEIVSTLPAFYSFGRDPIVAFGPVVEPEHEEAYLINSPRDIVAPHGLTVPIMIGVTAEEGVLKSGPILHNFAQLFKTKFRKVLPKFLYYDDRPKSIRKNITTIVERYYFNRSHTWTKENHHNLTNLFSDRLFYSGMDQYLRNRFGQKNTTLGHTFIYLFDHKGPITASVGYVSGPEYYGVVHGDELPYLFPMNATHVAPIDNDLRIKWALPRMWTHFASVGNPTPAGSHIRQWKPAKQLNFRYAHIGSKNTKDMTILRNERGFMGGRMKFWRTIQSRFLN